One part of the Truepera radiovictrix DSM 17093 genome encodes these proteins:
- the yqeK gene encoding bis(5'-nucleosyl)-tetraphosphatase (symmetrical) YqeK produces MRNTLFTVNSPCTRPSILPYCERVKERVTPKRFEHIVRVAILTETIAQANRFDRGELRAACLAAVLHDVARDLSAEELFALAPPETELEREHPLAVHGRAGRRIAESWGVSDERVLAAIEGHVFGVAHDNRIGMALYVADVSEPGRGVNHDIRELAMHNLFRAYQRAVNTKVAYLRSRGKTVHPVTLRVYREICGAL; encoded by the coding sequence TTGAGAAACACGCTCTTTACCGTTAACAGCCCCTGTACGCGCCCCAGCATCCTGCCCTACTGCGAGCGCGTCAAAGAGCGGGTGACGCCGAAGCGCTTCGAGCACATCGTGCGCGTCGCGATCCTCACCGAGACGATCGCCCAGGCCAACCGCTTCGACCGCGGTGAGCTGCGCGCGGCCTGTTTGGCGGCGGTTCTCCACGACGTCGCGCGCGACCTGAGCGCCGAGGAGCTCTTTGCGCTCGCGCCGCCGGAGACCGAGCTCGAGCGCGAACACCCGCTCGCGGTGCACGGCCGCGCGGGGCGGCGCATCGCCGAGAGCTGGGGGGTCAGCGACGAACGGGTGCTCGCGGCCATCGAGGGGCACGTGTTCGGGGTCGCCCACGACAACCGCATCGGCATGGCGCTCTACGTCGCCGACGTCTCCGAGCCGGGGCGCGGCGTCAACCACGACATCCGCGAGCTCGCCATGCACAACCTGTTCCGCGCCTATCAGCGTGCGGTGAACACCAAAGTCGCCTACTTGCGCTCCCGTGGCAAAACCGTGCATCCGGTGACGCTGCGCGTCTACCGCGAAATCTGTGGTGCCCTCTAG